A genomic window from Salvia hispanica cultivar TCC Black 2014 chromosome 5, UniMelb_Shisp_WGS_1.0, whole genome shotgun sequence includes:
- the LOC125189101 gene encoding nuclear transcription factor Y subunit B-1 has translation MSMGLPSPQTNPGGDESECIVREQDRFMPIANVIRIMRKILPPHAKISDDAKETIQECVSEYISFITSEANDRCQREQRKTITAEDVLWAMSKLGFDDYIEPLTVYLHRYREFDGGERGSLRGEPLVKRMVDHNSMGFHAFPPPAFHHIPHHHAFFGAAPMNFFKDTPNAGPSQAAVACIDPFPQLKDQL, from the coding sequence ATGAGCATGGGGCTGCCATCTCCTCAAACAAACCCGGGCGGCGATGAGTCGGAATGCATCGTCCGCGAGCAGGACCGATTCATGCCGATAGCGAACGTGATCAGGATCATGCGCAAGATCCTCCCTCCGCACGCCAAAATATCCGACGACGCCAAGGAGACCATCCAGGAATGCGTGTCCGAGTACATCAGCTTCATCACCAGCGAGGCCAACGATCGCTGCCAGCGCGAGCAGCGCAAGACTATCACCGCTGAGGACGTCCTCTGGGCCATGAGCAAGCTCGGCTTCGATGACTACATCGAGCCCCTCACCGTCTACCTGCACCGCTACCGTGAGTTCGATGGCGGGGAGCGCGGCTCTTTGAGAGGGGAGCCTCTCGTGAAGAGGATGGTGGATCACAACTCCATGGGATTCCATGCCTTTCCTCCGCCTGCTTTCCACCACATTCCCCACCACCATGCCTTCTTCGGAGCTGCGCCTATGAATTTCTTCAAGGACACGCCTAATGCCGGCCCATCGCAGGCTGCGGTCGCCTGCATTGATCCTTTCCCTCAGCTTAAGGACCAATTGTAG
- the LOC125189100 gene encoding tRNA (guanine(9)-N1)-methyltransferase, with protein sequence MINWCKIGAWKTSLLAQPPLHSPLLAQPPIILSPFLQMEPPEPLQNDQIAPSMSKNAQKRLLKQQRFEAKKAEKKAQMKEHKKREAERKRTEWAEKLASLDEEEREKLIEQRKGMRRERMEKRSEEKGQKLERLQQARANGQNVVIDLEFAHLMTSTELSSLVQQIMYCYALNGRCPMPAHIWLTGCKGEMQDQLTRIPGYDRWLIEKEDKSYIESFKDQKENLVYLTADSENVLDVLDPKAIYIIGGLVDRNRWKGLTMNKANEQGIKTAKLPIGSYLKMSSSQVLTVNQVVEILLKFLESGDWKHSFFEVIPLRKRGEAGTEGNAEEGEGKDEDETEAGADDEDSIGMDDQKAKRPCISAEIKA encoded by the exons ATGATAAACTGGTGCAAAATTGGTGCTTGGAAAACCTCATTACTGGCGCAGCCACCGCTGCACTCCCCTCTTCTAGCTCAACCACCTATTATTCTCTCACCATTTCTGCAAATGGAACCGCCCGAGCCCCTGCAGAATGACCAAATCGCCCCCTCAATGTCGAAGAACGCTCAGAAGCGTCTTCTCAAGCAGCAGAGATTCGAGGCGAAGAAGGCGGAGAAGAAGGCGCAGATGAAAGAACACAAGAAGCGGGAGGCGGAGCGCAAGCGGACGGAGTGGGCGGAGAAATTGGCGAGCCTCGACGAAGAGGAGAGGGAAAAGCTAATCGAGCAAAGGAAGGGGATGAGGAGGGAACGCATGGAGAAGCGCTCGGAGGAGAAGGGGCAGAAACTCGAGCGGCTACAGCAAGCGAGGGCTAATGGTCAGAATGTGGTTATTGATCTCGAGTTCGCTCACCTCATGACATCTACTGAACTCAGCAGCCTCGTTCAGCAG ATTATGTATTGCTATGCATTAAATGGAAGATGCCCCATGCCAGCCCATATATGGCTGACTGGCTGCAAAGGAGAAATGCAAGACCAACTTACGCGGATCCCAGGATATGATAGATGGTTAATTGAGAAGGAGGATAAATCCTACATAGAATCCTTTAAAGATCAGAAAGAAAATTTGGTGTATCTCACAGCTGATTCTGAGAATGTTCTGGATGTACTTGATCCGAAAGCAATTTACATCATTGGTGGTTTGGTGGATAGGAATCGCTGGAAAGGCCTTACCATGAATAAAGCAAATGAGCAAGGGATTAAAACAGCGAAATTGCCAATTGGATCTTACCTGAAGATGTCCAGTTCTCAG GTCCTTACTGTGAATCAAGTGGTGGAGATACTTCTCAAGTTTTTGGAATCAGGAGACTGGAAGCATTCATTTTTTGAGGTGATTCCTCTGAGGAAGAGAGGCGAAGCTGGAACAGAGGGCAATGCAGAAGAGGGCGAAGGAAAGGATGAGGATGAAACGGAAGCTGGAGCAGATGATGAAGACAGTATAGGGATGGATGATCAAAAGGCAAAAAGGCCGTGTATTAGCGCAGAGATTAAAGCTTGA